The Mammaliicoccus sciuri genome window below encodes:
- the tsf gene encoding translation elongation factor Ts, with translation MMAISAKLVKELREKTGAGMMDCKKALTETDGDIDKAVDYLREKGIAKAAKKADRIAAEGTTFVASKGNDAVILELNSETDFVARNEGFQNLVKEMADHILDVKPADVDALNASKLASGQTVEEKMNEAISTIGEKLTLRRFTLKTKTDNDSFGEYLHMGGRIGVLTVVEGSTNEEAAKDVAMHIAALNPKFVSRDQVSEEELAHEKEILKQQALNEGKPENIVEKMVEGRMRKYLEEICAVDQAFVKNPDQTVAEFLKTDGGVLVDFVRYEVGEGIEKRSDNFADEVKGQMKGN, from the coding sequence ATTATGGCTATTTCAGCTAAACTTGTTAAAGAACTACGTGAAAAAACTGGCGCAGGTATGATGGACTGTAAAAAAGCTTTAACAGAAACTGATGGTGACATCGATAAAGCGGTAGATTACTTACGTGAAAAAGGTATCGCTAAAGCTGCTAAGAAAGCAGACCGTATTGCTGCAGAAGGTACTACTTTTGTTGCATCTAAAGGTAACGATGCAGTAATTCTTGAATTAAACTCAGAAACTGACTTCGTTGCTCGTAACGAAGGTTTCCAAAACTTAGTTAAAGAAATGGCTGATCATATTCTTGATGTTAAACCAGCTGACGTTGATGCATTAAATGCTTCAAAATTAGCTAGTGGTCAAACTGTTGAAGAAAAAATGAACGAAGCTATCTCTACTATTGGTGAAAAATTAACTTTACGTAGATTTACATTAAAAACAAAGACTGATAACGATTCATTCGGTGAGTACTTACACATGGGTGGACGTATTGGTGTATTAACTGTTGTTGAAGGTTCAACTAATGAAGAAGCAGCTAAAGACGTTGCTATGCACATCGCTGCATTAAATCCTAAATTTGTTTCTCGTGACCAAGTATCTGAAGAAGAATTAGCTCACGAAAAAGAAATTTTAAAACAACAAGCTTTAAACGAAGGTAAACCTGAAAATATCGTTGAAAAAATGGTTGAAGGTAGAATGCGTAAATATTTAGAAGAAATCTGTGCTGTTGACCAAGCATTCGTTAAAAATCCAGACCAAACTGTTGCTGAATTCTTAAAAACAGACGGTGGCGTGCTTGTAGATTTCGTTCGTTACGAAGTTGGGGAAGGTATCGAGAAACGTTCTGATAACTTTGCTGATGAAGTAAAAGGACAAATGAAAGGCAACTAA
- the pyrH gene encoding UMP kinase, translating to MTKNSKYKRVVLKLSGEALAGDSGFGINPVVIKSIAQQVSEVAQMDCEVAVIVGGGNIWRGKTGSDLGMDRGTADYMGMLATVMNALALQDSLEQLDCDTRVLTSIEMKQVAEPYIRRRAIRHLEKKRVVIFAAGIGNPYFSTDTTAALRAAEVEADVILMGKNNVDGVYSADPKVDPNAEKYEKLTYIQMLQEGLQVMDSTASSFCMDNDIPLVVFSIMEEGNIKRAVQGEEIGTIITK from the coding sequence ATGACTAAGAATTCTAAATATAAACGCGTCGTATTAAAACTAAGTGGTGAAGCTTTAGCAGGAGACTCAGGCTTTGGCATTAACCCAGTCGTAATTAAAAGCATCGCTCAACAAGTGTCAGAAGTTGCTCAAATGGATTGCGAAGTTGCTGTAATCGTTGGTGGCGGAAACATTTGGAGAGGTAAAACTGGTAGCGATTTAGGTATGGATCGTGGAACAGCTGATTATATGGGCATGTTAGCCACTGTTATGAATGCTTTAGCATTACAAGATAGTTTAGAACAATTAGATTGTGATACTCGTGTATTAACTTCAATCGAAATGAAACAAGTTGCTGAACCATATATTAGAAGACGTGCGATTCGTCACTTAGAGAAAAAGAGAGTCGTTATATTTGCAGCGGGAATAGGGAATCCTTACTTCTCTACTGATACGACTGCAGCTTTAAGAGCAGCCGAAGTTGAGGCTGACGTTATCTTAATGGGTAAAAACAATGTTGATGGTGTTTATTCTGCTGACCCTAAAGTAGATCCTAATGCAGAAAAATACGAAAAATTAACATATATTCAAATGTTACAAGAAGGATTACAAGTTATGGATTCAACTGCTTCATCATTCTGTATGGACAATGATATCCCACTTGTTGTATTCTCAATTATGGAAGAAGGAAATATTAAACGTGCTGTTCAAGGTGAAGAAATCGGCACGATTATTACAAAATAA
- the frr gene encoding ribosome recycling factor produces MADVIQETKSKMNKTIESFNRDLAGIRTGHANANLLERVNVEYYGVPTPIQQLAGISVPEARLLVVQPYDKSSVEDVLKAINAANLGVNPTSDGTVIRISVPALTEERRKELVKEAKKEAENAKVAIRNVRRDSNEDLKKQEKNGEITEDDLRNQTEEVQNITNDFIKQIDDLTTQKENDILEV; encoded by the coding sequence ATGGCAGATGTTATTCAAGAAACGAAGTCAAAAATGAACAAAACTATTGAAAGTTTCAATAGAGATTTAGCTGGAATCAGAACTGGACATGCAAATGCGAATCTTTTAGAAAGAGTAAATGTTGAGTACTACGGTGTTCCAACACCTATTCAACAATTAGCAGGTATTTCAGTACCTGAAGCGCGTTTGTTAGTTGTTCAACCATATGACAAATCATCAGTTGAAGATGTACTTAAAGCAATTAATGCAGCTAACTTAGGTGTTAATCCAACAAGTGATGGTACAGTTATTAGAATTTCAGTACCAGCATTAACTGAAGAACGCAGAAAAGAATTAGTAAAAGAAGCTAAAAAAGAAGCTGAAAATGCTAAAGTTGCAATTCGTAATGTTCGTCGTGATTCAAATGAAGATTTGAAGAAACAAGAAAAAAATGGCGAAATTACAGAAGATGATTTAAGAAATCAAACTGAAGAAGTTCAAAATATTACAAATGATTTCATCAAACAAATAGATGATTTAACGACTCAAAAAGAAAATGACATTTTGGAAGTTTAA
- a CDS encoding isoprenyl transferase has translation MIKKFIKQKQQINNQDKELSIPEHIAIIMDGNGRWAKNRKMPRIKGHYEGMQTVKKITRKASDLGVKYLTLYAFSTENWSRPEDEVKYLMKLPVDFLKTFLPELIEKNVKVTTIGFTEALPKHTKNAIEEAIEKTKHNTGLNLVFALNYGGRAEILNAVKELYHEVEEGNLTIHDLCEDNIKKYLFTSDIPDPELLIRTSGEERLSNFLIWQSSYSEFIFTKTLWPDFDEQSLIDCLKIYQSRQRRFGGL, from the coding sequence ATGATAAAAAAGTTTATAAAGCAAAAACAACAAATAAATAATCAAGACAAAGAATTATCGATACCTGAACATATAGCAATTATTATGGACGGAAATGGTAGATGGGCTAAAAATAGAAAAATGCCTCGCATAAAAGGACATTATGAAGGTATGCAAACGGTTAAGAAAATAACACGTAAAGCAAGTGATTTAGGTGTGAAATATTTGACTTTATATGCTTTTTCTACGGAAAATTGGTCGAGACCAGAAGATGAAGTGAAATATTTAATGAAATTACCGGTTGATTTTTTAAAAACTTTTCTACCAGAATTGATCGAAAAAAATGTTAAAGTCACAACGATTGGTTTTACCGAAGCTTTACCAAAGCATACTAAAAATGCAATTGAAGAAGCTATCGAAAAAACGAAACATAATACAGGGCTAAATCTTGTATTTGCATTGAACTATGGTGGTAGAGCAGAAATTCTTAACGCTGTTAAAGAACTTTACCATGAAGTTGAAGAAGGCAATTTAACAATTCATGATTTATGTGAAGATAATATTAAGAAATATTTATTCACTTCAGATATTCCAGATCCAGAGTTGCTCATTCGTACATCAGGTGAAGAAAGATTAAGTAATTTTTTAATATGGCAATCATCTTATAGTGAATTTATATTTACTAAGACATTATGGCCAGATTTTGATGAACAATCACTTATAGACTGTTTGAAAATTTATCAGTCGAGACAACGAAGATTTGGTGGGCTGTAA
- a CDS encoding phosphatidate cytidylyltransferase, producing the protein MKTRTISAIVAMAVFLPVVIYGGLPVIVLAYLLAIIALKEILNMNNLSIISIPGFLSVVSLCIILLPQELINNDISVQLKLLIVMSFLMLSYTVMSKNRFNFMDASFCVMSVTYIGIGFMYFYETREHGLQFILFALLLVWLTDTGAYIFGRLFGKHKLWPLISPNKTIEGFIGGIFSSLIVAVIFGQYFDMDVSLWLLIPLTMLLSMFGQLGDLVESGLKRHFGVKDSGNIMPGHGGILDRFDSFIFVLPLLNLFLFQL; encoded by the coding sequence ATGAAGACAAGAACAATATCGGCAATTGTTGCTATGGCTGTATTTCTTCCAGTTGTTATATATGGTGGATTACCCGTAATAGTATTAGCATATTTATTAGCGATTATTGCTTTAAAAGAAATTTTAAATATGAATAATTTATCAATTATTTCTATACCAGGTTTTTTGTCCGTCGTTTCACTATGTATAATATTATTGCCTCAAGAACTCATTAATAACGATATTAGTGTTCAACTTAAACTTCTAATCGTAATGAGTTTCTTAATGTTGAGTTATACAGTGATGTCTAAAAATAGATTTAATTTTATGGATGCCTCTTTCTGTGTCATGTCCGTTACATATATTGGAATAGGCTTTATGTATTTCTATGAGACAAGAGAACATGGCTTACAATTTATCTTATTCGCATTATTATTAGTGTGGTTAACTGATACAGGTGCATATATATTTGGTAGATTATTTGGTAAACATAAACTTTGGCCATTAATTAGTCCGAACAAAACGATTGAAGGATTTATTGGAGGTATTTTCTCAAGTTTAATCGTTGCAGTTATTTTTGGACAATATTTTGATATGGATGTATCATTATGGTTATTAATTCCATTAACGATGTTATTAAGTATGTTTGGACAATTAGGTGACTTAGTAGAATCAGGGCTTAAAAGACATTTCGGTGTGAAAGATTCAGGGAATATTATGCCAGGACATGGTGGTATATTAGATAGATTTGATAGCTTTATCTTTGTATTACCACTGTTAAATCTATTCCTATTTCAATTGTAA
- the dxr gene encoding 1-deoxy-D-xylulose-5-phosphate reductoisomerase, which translates to MKNIAILGASGSVGQQALDVIREHASQFNLVAFSVGKNIAYAQNIIEEFHPELISVQNEEDIDKLKHLNIEIVHGDAGLLAVATYHNTDILLNSIVGSIGLRPTIAAIEAGIDIGLANKETLVAAGELVMSKAREHNVNILPVDSEHSAIFQCLNGEKKEQVNKLIITASGGSFRDLTRAELKSVTRDEALNHPNWSMGQKITIDSATMVNKGLEVIEAKWLFDLDIDQIETVLHKESIIHSMVEFKDTSLIAQLGTPDMRTPIQYAFTYPERYTRDAEKLNLAQIGQLNFKEMDFDRFKCIQYAYEAIKIGGTMPVVLNAVNEVAVNKFLNNEITFLEIEDMIGEAMKNHEVIEHPDLETILKIDATYKSKDYGV; encoded by the coding sequence TTGAAAAATATAGCTATTTTAGGAGCTAGTGGTTCTGTTGGACAGCAAGCATTAGATGTTATAAGAGAACATGCATCACAATTTAATTTAGTTGCATTTTCAGTCGGTAAAAACATTGCTTATGCACAGAATATAATTGAAGAATTTCATCCAGAACTCATATCTGTTCAAAATGAAGAAGATATAGATAAACTTAAACATTTAAATATTGAAATTGTACATGGGGACGCAGGTTTATTAGCAGTTGCAACATACCATAATACCGATATTTTATTAAATTCAATTGTCGGTAGTATAGGTTTAAGACCTACTATCGCAGCTATAGAAGCTGGTATAGATATAGGACTAGCGAATAAAGAAACTTTAGTTGCAGCTGGTGAACTTGTGATGTCAAAAGCTAGAGAACATAATGTTAACATTCTACCTGTAGATTCAGAACACTCAGCAATATTTCAATGTTTAAATGGTGAGAAGAAAGAGCAAGTTAATAAATTAATCATAACTGCGAGTGGTGGATCATTTCGTGATTTAACACGTGCAGAACTCAAATCTGTAACACGTGATGAAGCACTTAACCATCCTAACTGGTCTATGGGGCAAAAGATTACGATAGATTCTGCAACAATGGTGAATAAAGGTTTAGAAGTCATTGAAGCAAAATGGTTATTTGATTTAGATATTGACCAAATTGAAACAGTCTTGCATAAAGAAAGTATTATTCATTCTATGGTTGAATTTAAGGATACGAGTCTGATTGCACAATTGGGTACACCAGATATGAGAACACCCATTCAATATGCATTTACATATCCAGAAAGATATACAAGAGATGCAGAAAAATTAAATTTAGCTCAAATCGGTCAGTTAAATTTTAAAGAAATGGATTTCGATCGCTTTAAATGTATACAGTATGCTTATGAAGCAATTAAAATAGGTGGTACAATGCCCGTTGTTTTAAATGCTGTAAATGAAGTAGCTGTAAATAAGTTCTTGAACAATGAAATAACATTTTTGGAAATTGAAGACATGATTGGGGAAGCAATGAAAAATCATGAAGTTATTGAGCATCCAGATTTAGAAACGATTCTAAAAATTGATGCTACATATAAATCTAAGGATTACGGGGTGTAG
- the rseP gene encoding RIP metalloprotease RseP, protein MIYTILAFIFVFGLLVTVHEYGHMFFAKRAGIMCPEFAIGMGPKIYSYKKNETLYTIRLLPVGGYVRMAGDGLEQNPLTPGMHIAIKLNDQNEITHVIMDDQHKFQQIEHIEIKDSDFENDIFIEGITASDEERHHFKIARESYFVQGGDLIQIAPKDRQLMSKKPYQRFLTLFAGPLFNFILAFVIFIGLAYWNGVPTNEPVFGDLEDGAPAQTAGIKKGDEILSVDGQKIQKFTDLQPIFKEKKTEPVEIKVDRDGQEKTFKVAAKKDKLEVSKGKYETRYIIGVAQPTEHTVFGPLIAGIEKTIVAGQLIFQAVLGLITSIFTGGFSFDMLNGPVGIYSNVDSIVKQGFITLMGYTALLSVNLGIMNLLPIPALDGGRLLFVIYEMIFRRPINKKAEMVMLSIGAVFLIFVMIMVTWNDIQRYFM, encoded by the coding sequence GTGATTTATACAATATTAGCATTTATTTTTGTATTTGGACTATTAGTGACAGTACATGAATATGGACATATGTTCTTTGCGAAACGTGCAGGTATCATGTGCCCAGAGTTTGCCATAGGTATGGGACCTAAAATTTATTCATATAAGAAAAATGAAACACTTTATACAATTAGACTACTTCCAGTAGGTGGTTATGTCAGAATGGCTGGAGATGGATTAGAACAAAATCCATTAACACCAGGTATGCATATCGCAATTAAATTAAACGATCAAAACGAAATAACACATGTTATTATGGATGATCAACATAAATTCCAACAAATTGAACATATCGAAATTAAAGATAGTGATTTTGAAAATGATATTTTCATTGAAGGTATTACAGCAAGTGATGAAGAAAGACATCATTTTAAAATAGCGAGAGAATCTTACTTTGTTCAAGGTGGAGATTTAATACAAATTGCACCTAAAGATAGACAATTAATGTCTAAAAAGCCTTATCAAAGATTCTTAACTTTATTTGCAGGTCCGTTATTTAATTTTATTCTTGCTTTTGTTATTTTTATTGGGCTTGCTTATTGGAATGGTGTACCAACGAATGAACCAGTATTTGGAGATTTAGAAGACGGTGCTCCTGCACAAACTGCAGGTATTAAAAAAGGTGACGAAATTTTATCAGTAGATGGACAAAAAATTCAAAAGTTCACAGATTTACAACCTATTTTTAAAGAGAAGAAAACTGAGCCTGTAGAAATCAAAGTTGATCGTGATGGTCAAGAAAAGACTTTCAAAGTAGCAGCTAAAAAAGATAAACTAGAAGTTAGTAAAGGTAAATATGAAACACGATACATTATCGGTGTTGCACAACCGACAGAACACACTGTGTTTGGTCCATTAATTGCGGGTATTGAAAAAACAATAGTGGCAGGTCAATTAATATTCCAAGCAGTTCTTGGCTTGATTACGAGCATATTCACGGGTGGATTCTCCTTTGATATGTTAAATGGACCTGTTGGTATATATAGCAATGTAGATTCTATTGTGAAGCAAGGATTTATTACATTAATGGGTTACACAGCGTTATTAAGTGTTAACTTAGGTATTATGAATTTATTACCTATTCCAGCTTTAGATGGCGGAAGATTATTATTTGTTATTTATGAAATGATTTTCAGAAGACCGATTAATAAAAAAGCAGAAATGGTTATGCTTTCAATTGGTGCTGTATTTTTAATATTTGTAATGATTATGGTTACATGGAATGATATTCAAAGGTACTTCATGTAG
- a CDS encoding proline--tRNA ligase → MKQSKIFIPTLREVPAEAEAISHKLLLKSGMIKQNARGIYSYLPTAKRVLNKIEQIVREEMEKIDGVEVLMPVLQQAELWKESGRWDAYGPELMRLHDRNKREFSLGPTHEEVVTSLVRDELKSYKRLPITLFQIQTKFRDEQRPRFGLLRGREFIMKDAYSFHANEDSLDDTYQDMYRAYHNIFTRVGLNFRPVLADSGAIGGDHTHEFMALADIGEDTIVYSETSDYAANIEKAEVAYTPNHEHTPLKDLEKVETPNVTTAQALADFLNVTLDKIIKSMILKVDDEYVMILIRGHHEVNDVKLKSYFKTDNIEMATESEIVNILGAKPGSLGPVNVDQIKIYADNFVQDINNLAVGANETGYHFINANVDRDFKIEAYGDFRFILEGEALPGDLGAAKFAEGIEVGQVFKLGTKYSESMNATFLDEQGKAQPLIMGCYGIGVSRTLSAAIEQYHDDKGIIWPKAIAPYEVHLIAINPKKEEQQALADQLYGQLQNKYDILYDDRKESAGVKFNDADLIGLPVRVMVGKKASEGIVEVKRRDNSESKEVHIDELDEVLATFYDAVK, encoded by the coding sequence ATGAAACAGTCGAAAATATTTATACCAACATTAAGAGAAGTTCCTGCAGAAGCGGAAGCAATTAGTCATAAACTTTTATTAAAGTCAGGTATGATTAAACAAAATGCAAGAGGTATATATAGTTATTTACCAACTGCTAAGCGTGTACTCAACAAAATTGAGCAAATTGTACGTGAAGAAATGGAAAAAATTGATGGCGTAGAAGTACTTATGCCTGTTTTACAACAAGCTGAACTGTGGAAAGAATCAGGTAGATGGGATGCATACGGTCCTGAGTTAATGAGATTGCACGATCGTAATAAACGTGAATTTAGTTTAGGACCTACACATGAAGAAGTTGTGACTTCTCTTGTAAGAGATGAATTGAAATCTTATAAACGTTTACCAATCACTTTATTCCAAATTCAAACAAAATTTAGAGACGAACAACGTCCAAGATTTGGATTATTACGTGGCCGTGAATTTATAATGAAAGATGCTTATTCTTTCCATGCTAATGAAGATTCATTAGATGATACTTACCAAGATATGTATCGTGCTTATCATAATATCTTTACAAGAGTAGGATTAAACTTTAGACCAGTACTTGCTGACTCTGGTGCTATCGGTGGAGATCATACGCATGAGTTTATGGCATTAGCTGATATTGGTGAAGACACAATTGTTTATAGTGAAACAAGTGACTATGCTGCAAATATTGAAAAAGCTGAAGTAGCTTATACACCTAATCATGAACATACACCATTAAAAGATTTAGAAAAAGTTGAAACACCAAACGTTACGACAGCACAAGCATTAGCAGACTTTTTAAATGTGACTTTAGATAAAATCATTAAATCAATGATTCTTAAAGTTGATGATGAGTATGTCATGATATTAATTAGAGGTCATCATGAAGTAAATGATGTTAAGTTAAAATCATATTTCAAAACAGATAATATCGAAATGGCAACTGAGTCTGAAATCGTGAATATTTTAGGTGCTAAGCCAGGTAGTCTAGGACCAGTTAATGTAGACCAAATCAAAATTTATGCAGACAATTTCGTTCAAGATATTAATAATTTAGCTGTTGGTGCGAATGAAACAGGTTATCATTTTATTAATGCGAACGTAGATAGAGACTTTAAGATTGAAGCATATGGAGACTTCAGATTTATTCTTGAAGGAGAAGCTTTACCAGGCGATTTAGGTGCTGCTAAATTCGCTGAAGGTATCGAAGTTGGTCAAGTCTTCAAACTTGGAACGAAGTACTCTGAAAGTATGAATGCGACATTCTTAGATGAACAAGGTAAAGCACAACCTCTTATTATGGGTTGTTACGGTATTGGTGTCTCTAGAACATTATCAGCAGCAATTGAACAATATCATGATGATAAAGGGATTATTTGGCCAAAAGCCATCGCTCCTTATGAAGTACATTTAATTGCGATTAATCCTAAAAAAGAAGAGCAACAAGCACTAGCGGATCAACTTTATGGACAATTACAAAATAAATATGATATCTTATATGATGATCGTAAAGAAAGTGCTGGTGTAAAATTTAATGATGCAGATTTAATAGGTTTACCAGTACGTGTTATGGTTGGTAAGAAAGCTTCAGAAGGTATCGTAGAAGTAAAACGTCGTGATAATTCAGAAAGTAAAGAAGTCCATATTGATGAATTAGATGAAGTACTTGCTACTTTCTATGATGCAGTAAAATAG